Proteins encoded within one genomic window of Flavobacterium sp. NG2:
- a CDS encoding cytochrome c codes for MKFNQFYFLTCPVLVSFAFFVSSSSVLEKENSTNYINLSSQQQKTELQKSINRGKDIYADFCIQCHLANGKGDKLNFPPLDGSDWLIKKRKQSIHAVKYGQTGPIVVNGKKYNNTMPEMGLENQEVADVMNYIMNSWSNKQTKIVTLEEVKSIPKD; via the coding sequence ATGAAATTTAATCAATTTTATTTTTTGACTTGCCCAGTTTTAGTAAGCTTTGCATTTTTTGTTTCATCGAGTTCTGTATTAGAAAAAGAAAATAGTACCAACTACATCAACCTTAGTTCTCAACAACAAAAAACAGAATTACAAAAGAGCATAAACAGAGGTAAAGACATCTATGCTGATTTTTGTATCCAATGTCATTTAGCAAACGGAAAAGGCGACAAGCTTAATTTTCCTCCACTTGATGGTTCCGACTGGCTCATCAAAAAACGAAAACAAAGTATACATGCCGTGAAGTATGGTCAAACTGGACCAATAGTCGTTAACGGAAAAAAATACAATAATACGATGCCTGAAATGGGTCTGGAAAACCAAGAAGTAGCTGATGTTATGAATTACATTATGAATTCATGGTCTAACAAACAAACTAAAATAGTTACCCTTGAAGAAGTAAAGTCGATTCCCAAAGACTAA
- a CDS encoding PQQ-dependent sugar dehydrogenase, translating to MSKICSFFFIFFILSCSSQVKHDDILLADEEVKYRFESVATGISIPWGMVMLADGSLLVTEKSGTLFHVKNGVNTEIKNTPDVFKRGQGGLLDIALHPNYEKTGWIYFTYSYGLSEGANTKLIRAKLVDGSLTQIEDLYTAAPDTNGPNHFGSRIAFDNEGHLYFSIGERNRKFDNPQDINRDGGKIYRLLDDGKIPTDNPFVGKAGAKEAIYSYGHRNPQGVTKNPTTGEIWTHEHGPKGGDEINIIKKGANYGWPVITYGINYDGSILSDITEKAGMEQPLYYWTPSIAPCGMTFVTGDKYPDWKGHLLVGSLKFQYLELLKLNGNTVIKRQKIATDIGRVRNVIQGHDGYLYLAVEQKGIFRIIPN from the coding sequence ATGTCTAAAATCTGTTCGTTTTTCTTTATATTTTTTATTCTGAGTTGTTCCTCACAAGTTAAACATGATGACATTCTATTAGCTGACGAGGAAGTAAAGTACCGCTTTGAATCTGTTGCAACAGGAATAAGCATTCCTTGGGGCATGGTCATGTTAGCTGACGGCAGTTTATTAGTAACTGAAAAAAGTGGGACGCTTTTTCATGTTAAAAATGGTGTAAACACTGAAATAAAAAATACACCTGATGTATTCAAACGTGGTCAAGGTGGACTCCTAGATATTGCGTTACATCCCAATTACGAAAAAACAGGATGGATTTATTTTACTTATTCTTACGGACTTAGCGAAGGCGCAAATACGAAACTCATAAGAGCAAAATTAGTGGATGGCAGTTTGACACAAATTGAAGATTTATACACCGCAGCACCCGACACTAATGGTCCAAATCATTTTGGTTCCCGCATCGCTTTTGACAATGAAGGCCATCTTTATTTTAGCATAGGTGAACGAAATAGAAAATTTGATAATCCACAAGATATCAATCGTGATGGAGGTAAAATCTATCGCTTGCTAGATGATGGAAAAATCCCCACTGACAATCCGTTTGTCGGCAAAGCAGGAGCTAAAGAAGCTATTTATTCCTATGGACATCGCAATCCTCAAGGAGTGACTAAAAACCCAACGACAGGTGAAATTTGGACTCACGAACATGGGCCTAAAGGAGGTGATGAAATCAACATCATTAAGAAAGGAGCAAATTATGGCTGGCCTGTAATTACCTATGGTATTAACTATGATGGCTCAATTTTAAGTGATATTACTGAAAAAGCAGGAATGGAACAACCATTGTATTATTGGACACCTTCCATTGCTCCTTGCGGAATGACCTTTGTTACTGGTGATAAATATCCTGATTGGAAAGGACATTTACTTGTAGGCTCTTTGAAATTCCAATATTTAGAACTCCTTAAACTGAATGGAAATACAGTAATCAAGAGACAAAAAATCGCCACTGATATTGGTCGTGTAAGAAACGTAATCCAAGGCCATGATGGTTACCTCTATTTGGCTGTGGAACAAAAGGGAATCTTTAGAATTATACCTAATTAA
- a CDS encoding TlpA disulfide reductase family protein, with protein MNNTKRFWNKIKITNNSLLLIVQLLTISTCFSQWKTAEANNIKNDILIIYDVIYERNLTAEEQNSTDFITEITVTFNKDKMIERQLKNKSQIQSFKLYDYNKRKVYSNSILSTFKKSIEYDFTEPKISVEAFPNIEDKKICDLACEKGFVIINGKPKEIMYTNKLGLRYCKEFKIDGFLLQYPGYSKQFGHFMVVAKSIYYEKLPENFYSLEGFEIQTLDEYKKSKNESEERYKALREKNIGNKASFLKDYTIYSKKIDTKKMLGDVVVLNFWFTTCAPCKAEIPKLNELKEKYKDQKVHFIAIALDTNDKIDDFFKRLKLNYDVIAEGRTIASDFNVTSYPTNIVIDKKGIIQLFEVGYKSDIISRMSKVIDNANAE; from the coding sequence ATGAATAATACAAAACGCTTTTGGAATAAAATAAAAATTACAAATAACTCTCTTTTATTAATTGTTCAATTATTAACCATCAGCACTTGTTTTTCACAATGGAAAACCGCGGAAGCAAACAATATTAAGAACGACATTTTGATTATCTACGATGTTATCTACGAAAGAAATTTAACAGCCGAAGAACAAAATTCAACAGACTTTATAACCGAAATCACTGTCACTTTCAATAAAGACAAAATGATTGAAAGACAACTTAAGAACAAATCACAGATTCAGTCTTTCAAACTTTATGATTATAATAAACGTAAAGTATATAGCAATTCTATTTTAAGTACTTTTAAAAAAAGTATAGAATACGATTTTACAGAACCCAAAATTAGTGTAGAAGCTTTTCCAAATATCGAAGACAAAAAAATATGTGATTTAGCATGTGAAAAAGGTTTTGTCATTATAAATGGAAAACCCAAAGAAATAATGTACACCAATAAATTAGGTTTAAGATATTGCAAAGAGTTTAAAATAGACGGCTTTTTACTTCAATATCCTGGTTATAGTAAACAATTTGGACATTTTATGGTGGTAGCCAAAAGTATTTACTATGAAAAATTACCTGAAAATTTTTACTCTTTGGAAGGTTTTGAAATTCAAACTTTGGATGAATACAAAAAAAGTAAAAATGAATCCGAAGAGAGATATAAAGCCCTTAGAGAAAAAAATATTGGCAATAAAGCCTCTTTTCTTAAAGATTACACTATATATAGCAAAAAAATAGACACCAAAAAAATGCTTGGTGATGTTGTTGTTCTTAATTTTTGGTTTACAACTTGTGCTCCTTGTAAAGCCGAAATCCCAAAACTCAATGAACTAAAAGAAAAATACAAAGATCAAAAAGTACATTTCATAGCCATAGCCTTAGACACTAATGATAAAATAGATGATTTTTTCAAAAGGCTTAAACTCAATTATGACGTTATCGCTGAAGGGAGAACTATCGCATCCGACTTTAATGTAACTTCTTACCCCACCAATATTGTTATCGATAAAAAAGGAATTATACAATTATTTGAGGTAGGTTATAAATCGGATATTATCTCTAGAATGTCCAAAGTAATTGATAATGCGAATGCGGAATAA
- the mtgA gene encoding monofunctional biosynthetic peptidoglycan transglycosylase produces the protein MGAKVRPKKSDKNPVKKQNSSSMGSKIKLFLLKVILWFFGISIFFVVVFKFVPVPLTPLMVIRIIENKTSGKDAVFSHDWEPLENISMNLQKAVIASEDGLFLRHNGFDFTAMQKAYKNNERGRRIKGGSTISQQTAKNVFLWQGRSYLRKGLEAYFTVLIELIWGKERIMEVYLNSIEMGDGIYGAQAAAQYWYRKDCTSLTPIQAAGIAAILPNPRKYKATSSSSYINGRKSKIVRVMNSVGTVKY, from the coding sequence ATGGGAGCAAAAGTAAGACCGAAGAAATCTGATAAAAATCCAGTAAAAAAACAAAATTCTAGCTCTATGGGTAGTAAAATTAAACTTTTCCTTTTGAAGGTGATTCTATGGTTTTTTGGAATTTCAATATTTTTTGTAGTAGTTTTTAAATTTGTTCCAGTGCCATTGACTCCTCTTATGGTTATTCGAATTATCGAAAATAAAACTTCTGGTAAAGATGCTGTTTTTAGTCACGACTGGGAACCTCTTGAGAACATTTCTATGAATTTGCAAAAAGCAGTCATCGCTAGTGAGGATGGTTTGTTCTTACGACACAACGGATTTGATTTTACAGCAATGCAAAAGGCATACAAAAACAACGAAAGAGGCCGTAGAATAAAAGGGGGTAGTACCATATCCCAACAAACAGCTAAGAATGTTTTTCTTTGGCAAGGACGAAGTTATTTGAGAAAAGGACTTGAAGCTTATTTTACTGTTCTAATTGAACTTATTTGGGGAAAAGAGCGTATTATGGAAGTCTATCTTAATAGTATTGAGATGGGGGATGGAATTTACGGTGCACAAGCTGCAGCACAGTATTGGTATCGAAAAGATTGTACAAGTTTAACCCCAATACAAGCAGCTGGAATTGCAGCTATATTACCAAATCCTAGAAAGTATAAAGCAACTAGTTCTTCGTCATATATCAATGGGCGAAAATCTAAGATTGTTAGGGTAATGAATTCAGTAGGCACTGTAAAATATTAA
- a CDS encoding membrane-binding protein has protein sequence MKKYIVLGAVLLSGMLFANEGKPKLEVAKNNTVMATYYYENGQVQQQGTFKDGKLHGEWISYDETGNKIAIAQYSNGAKVGKWFLWNDSSLNEIDYTANKIVAVKNWKKDAIVTN, from the coding sequence ATGAAAAAATATATAGTATTAGGAGCCGTTTTACTTTCAGGAATGTTATTTGCTAATGAAGGAAAACCAAAATTAGAAGTTGCAAAAAACAATACCGTTATGGCTACTTATTATTATGAGAATGGTCAAGTCCAACAACAAGGTACTTTTAAAGACGGAAAACTTCACGGCGAATGGATTTCCTACGATGAAACTGGTAATAAAATCGCTATCGCACAATATAGTAACGGAGCAAAAGTGGGAAAATGGTTCTTATGGAACGATAGCTCATTAAACGAAATAGATTATACTGCTAATAAAATTGTAGCAGTAAAAAACTGGAAAAAAGACGCTATAGTAACTAATTAG
- a CDS encoding membrane-binding protein, which translates to MKKYIMITLLLVSGMLFSQNLQPKLEAVNNMVKATYFHENGQIMQEGFFKNGKLQGEWTSYDQEGNKTAIAIYDKGQKTGKWFFWNKSSLNEVDFTNNKIAAVKNWKREAIANDE; encoded by the coding sequence ATGAAAAAATATATAATGATTACCCTATTATTGGTTTCAGGAATGTTATTCTCTCAAAACCTCCAACCAAAACTAGAGGCCGTAAACAATATGGTTAAAGCCACGTATTTTCATGAAAATGGTCAAATCATGCAAGAAGGTTTCTTTAAAAATGGAAAACTTCAGGGCGAATGGACTTCCTATGATCAGGAAGGAAACAAAACAGCCATTGCAATCTACGATAAAGGACAAAAAACAGGGAAATGGTTCTTCTGGAATAAGAGTTCTTTGAATGAAGTCGATTTTACCAATAACAAAATTGCAGCTGTAAAAAACTGGAAAAGAGAAGCTATTGCAAATGACGAATAG
- the aspS gene encoding aspartate--tRNA ligase, with protein MYRSHNCGELNASHINTEVTLAGWVQKSRDKGFMNWVDLRDRYGITQLIFDEGRTDKTVFELAKTLGREFVIQVKGTVIEREAKNKNIPTGEIEILVSELTILNAAITPPFTIEDETDGGEDIRMKYRYLDIRRNPVKNSLLFRHKVAMEVRKYLSDLDFCEVETPYLIKSTPEGARDFVVPSRMNEGQFYALPQSPQTFKQLLMVGGMDKYFQIVKCFRDEDLRADRQPEFTQIDCEMAFVEQEDILNIFEGLTRHLLKELKGVEVDKFPRMTYEHAMKTYGNDKPDIRFGMEFGELNEFAQHKEFPVFNAAELVVGIAVAGAGNYTRKEIDALIDWVKRPQVGASGMVYAKCNEDGTYKSSVDKFYDQEDLANWAKVTGAKAGDMIFVLSGPANKTRAQLSALRMELATRLGLRKPDEFAPLWVVDFPLLEFDEESNRYHAMHHPFTSPKPEDMHLLETNPADVRANAYDMVLNGNEIGGGSIRIHDKETQQLMFKYLGFTEEEAKAQFGFLMDAFQFGAPPHGGLAFGLDRLVAILGGQETIRDFIAFPKNNSGRDVMIDAPSQIDSQQLKELHINLDINN; from the coding sequence ATGTATAGAAGTCATAATTGCGGCGAACTGAACGCATCACACATTAACACCGAAGTTACACTTGCGGGTTGGGTACAAAAATCCAGAGACAAAGGATTTATGAACTGGGTTGATTTGAGAGATCGTTACGGTATCACTCAGCTTATTTTTGACGAAGGACGTACAGATAAAACTGTTTTTGAATTAGCAAAAACGCTAGGAAGAGAATTTGTTATTCAAGTAAAAGGAACTGTGATTGAGCGTGAAGCCAAGAACAAAAACATTCCTACTGGTGAAATCGAGATTTTAGTTTCAGAGTTAACGATATTGAATGCTGCGATAACGCCTCCATTTACCATTGAAGACGAAACGGATGGTGGTGAAGACATCCGAATGAAATACCGTTATCTAGACATTCGAAGAAATCCTGTAAAAAACAGTTTGTTGTTCCGTCATAAAGTAGCGATGGAAGTACGTAAATATTTATCTGATTTGGATTTCTGCGAAGTGGAAACGCCTTATTTAATCAAATCGACTCCAGAGGGAGCTAGAGATTTCGTTGTGCCGTCTCGTATGAATGAAGGGCAGTTTTATGCTTTGCCACAATCACCACAAACCTTCAAGCAATTGTTGATGGTAGGTGGCATGGATAAGTATTTCCAAATTGTGAAGTGTTTCCGTGATGAGGATTTGCGTGCAGATAGACAACCAGAGTTTACACAAATCGATTGCGAAATGGCTTTTGTAGAGCAAGAAGATATTTTGAATATATTCGAAGGTCTAACCCGTCATTTGCTAAAAGAACTTAAAGGAGTAGAAGTAGATAAATTCCCGCGTATGACTTATGAGCATGCGATGAAAACCTACGGAAATGATAAGCCAGACATTCGTTTTGGAATGGAGTTTGGTGAGTTGAATGAATTTGCTCAACACAAAGAATTTCCAGTTTTTAATGCGGCTGAATTGGTAGTTGGTATTGCTGTTGCAGGAGCGGGAAATTATACTCGTAAAGAAATCGATGCTTTGATTGACTGGGTAAAACGCCCACAAGTAGGTGCGTCAGGAATGGTGTATGCTAAATGCAACGAAGACGGAACCTATAAATCATCAGTAGATAAATTTTACGACCAAGAAGATTTGGCCAACTGGGCTAAAGTGACAGGGGCCAAAGCAGGTGATATGATTTTTGTGTTATCGGGTCCAGCTAACAAAACCAGAGCGCAACTTTCTGCTTTGCGTATGGAATTAGCAACACGCCTAGGATTAAGAAAACCAGATGAATTTGCGCCGTTATGGGTGGTTGATTTTCCATTATTAGAATTTGATGAAGAAAGTAACCGTTACCATGCTATGCACCATCCGTTTACCTCTCCAAAACCTGAGGACATGCATTTATTAGAAACCAATCCTGCTGATGTGCGTGCCAATGCGTATGATATGGTATTGAATGGAAATGAAATAGGTGGTGGATCAATTCGTATTCATGATAAAGAGACCCAACAATTAATGTTTAAATATTTAGGGTTTACCGAAGAGGAAGCGAAAGCACAATTTGGATTCTTGATGGATGCCTTCCAATTTGGAGCGCCACCACATGGGGGATTGGCTTTTGGTTTAGATCGATTAGTAGCAATTTTAGGAGGTCAAGAGACCATCAGAGACTTTATTGCTTTCCCAAAAAACAACTCAGGAAGAGATGTAATGATTGATGCGCCTTCACAAATTGATAGTCAACAATTAAAGGAACTACACATCAATTTGGACATAAATAATTAA
- a CDS encoding cold-shock protein, producing MRTGTVKFFNESKGYGFITDEETGKDIFVHASGINAEELREGDRVSYEEEEGRKGKVAAQVAVI from the coding sequence ATGCGTACAGGTACAGTTAAATTTTTCAATGAGTCTAAAGGTTACGGATTCATTACAGACGAAGAAACAGGAAAAGACATTTTCGTTCACGCTTCAGGAATCAACGCGGAAGAATTACGCGAAGGTGACAGAGTTAGTTACGAAGAAGAAGAAGGAAGAAAAGGTAAAGTTGCTGCTCAAGTAGCAGTTATCTAA
- a CDS encoding NADH-quinone oxidoreductase subunit A gives MLTDQLNYIPIFMQCLLAVGFVAGTIVVSGKLGPKRRSANKDRNFECGIESVGNARIPFSVKYFLVAILFVLFDVEVIFLYPWAINFKELGMEGLLKMIVFMLLLLVGFFYIIKKKALEWE, from the coding sequence ATGCTTACCGACCAATTAAATTACATTCCAATTTTTATGCAGTGTTTATTAGCTGTAGGATTTGTTGCAGGAACTATAGTTGTATCAGGGAAATTAGGGCCTAAAAGGAGGTCGGCAAATAAAGACCGCAACTTTGAGTGTGGTATCGAATCTGTTGGTAATGCTCGTATTCCTTTCTCTGTTAAGTACTTCTTAGTTGCTATATTGTTTGTTTTATTTGATGTTGAAGTTATTTTCTTATATCCTTGGGCAATCAATTTCAAGGAATTGGGAATGGAAGGGCTTTTAAAAATGATTGTTTTTATGCTTTTACTTTTGGTGGGATTCTTTTATATCATCAAGAAGAAAGCTTTGGAGTGGGAATAG
- a CDS encoding NADH-quinone oxidoreductase subunit B — protein MTESKTNMVAPPEGVVGEGFFATKLNDVVGLARANSLWPLPFATSCCGIEFMATMASHYDLARFGSERVSFSPRQADMLMVMGTISKKMGPILRQVYEQMAEPRWVMAVGACASSGGIFDTYSVLQGIDKVIPVDVYVPGCPPRPEQIVEGVMKLQELVKSESVRRRSSPEYQELLASYNIK, from the coding sequence ATGACTGAATCTAAAACAAATATGGTTGCGCCTCCAGAAGGCGTTGTTGGAGAAGGTTTTTTTGCAACCAAATTAAACGATGTGGTTGGTTTGGCAAGAGCAAACTCGCTTTGGCCTTTGCCTTTTGCTACTTCTTGTTGTGGAATCGAATTTATGGCAACAATGGCTTCGCATTATGATTTGGCTCGATTTGGTTCTGAGCGTGTGAGTTTTTCTCCTCGTCAAGCCGATATGCTAATGGTAATGGGGACAATATCTAAAAAAATGGGTCCTATTTTACGTCAGGTTTATGAGCAAATGGCTGAGCCTCGTTGGGTAATGGCTGTTGGTGCTTGTGCTTCTTCGGGAGGTATTTTTGATACATATTCTGTTTTACAAGGTATTGATAAAGTAATTCCAGTTGATGTTTATGTTCCTGGATGTCCTCCAAGACCAGAACAAATTGTAGAAGGTGTAATGAAATTGCAAGAACTAGTAAAATCAGAATCGGTACGAAGAAGAAGTTCACCTGAATACCAAGAATTACTAGCTTCATATAATATCAAATAA
- a CDS encoding NADH-quinone oxidoreductase subunit C yields MALETAQIQDKLTATFSDIPFVFKQERDILSVEVPADKITAIILFLKNDTDLRFHFLTDLCGVHYPDNEVERQMAIVYHMHNWYENTRIRIKAFISGSNPEIKSITTIFPTSNWMERETYDFYGVNFIGHPQLKRILNMDEMTSFPMRKEFPLEDGGRTDKDDRFFGRTTSNC; encoded by the coding sequence ATGGCATTAGAAACAGCTCAAATTCAAGACAAATTAACCGCTACATTCAGTGATATTCCTTTTGTTTTCAAACAAGAAAGAGATATTTTATCTGTTGAGGTTCCTGCGGACAAAATAACTGCCATTATCCTTTTTTTGAAAAATGATACAGATTTGCGTTTTCACTTTTTAACAGACTTATGTGGTGTACATTACCCAGATAACGAAGTAGAAAGACAAATGGCAATTGTGTATCATATGCATAATTGGTATGAAAATACAAGAATCAGAATCAAAGCCTTCATCAGCGGTTCTAATCCTGAAATAAAATCCATTACAACTATATTCCCCACTTCCAATTGGATGGAAAGAGAAACCTATGATTTTTACGGTGTAAATTTCATTGGTCATCCACAATTAAAACGTATTTTGAATATGGATGAAATGACTTCTTTTCCAATGCGAAAAGAATTTCCATTGGAAGATGGAGGACGTACCGACAAAGACGATAGATTCTTTGGAAGAACAACTAGCAATTGCTAA
- a CDS encoding NADH-quinone oxidoreductase subunit D encodes MSELLLPPEHRYAKIMKEKLNEDGSELSILNLGPTHPATHGIFQNILLMDGERILEAEPTIGYIHRAFEKIAENRPFYQITPLTDRMNYCSSPINNMGWWMTLEKLLNIEVPKRAQYLRVIVMELARITDHIICNSILGVDTGAYTGFLYVFQFREKVYEIYEEICGARLTTNMGRLGGFERDWTPKAFELLNTFLEEFPPAWKEFENLFERNRIFIDRTVNVGPITAEKAMAYGFTGPNLRAAGVDYDVRVAQPYSSYEDFEFEIPVGKSGDTYDRFCVRNAEVWESLSIIRQALAKMPEGNEYHAEVPDYYLPPKEDVYNNMESLIYHFKIVMGEVPVPVAEIYHPVEGGNGELGFYLITDGSRTPYRLHFRRPCFIYYQAYPEMIKGALLSDAIVILSSLNVIAGELDA; translated from the coding sequence ATGTCAGAACTATTATTACCACCAGAGCATCGCTATGCTAAAATAATGAAAGAGAAACTAAATGAAGACGGAAGCGAGCTTTCGATTCTGAATTTAGGACCTACGCATCCTGCAACCCACGGTATTTTTCAAAATATTTTATTGATGGATGGAGAACGTATCTTGGAAGCTGAACCTACCATTGGATACATTCACCGTGCTTTTGAAAAAATCGCTGAAAATCGTCCGTTTTATCAAATTACGCCGCTTACAGACCGTATGAACTATTGCTCCTCTCCTATCAACAACATGGGATGGTGGATGACTTTAGAAAAATTATTAAATATTGAAGTTCCAAAAAGAGCGCAGTATTTAAGAGTTATTGTCATGGAGTTGGCACGTATTACAGACCACATCATTTGTAATTCTATTCTTGGGGTAGATACAGGAGCTTACACTGGATTTTTATATGTGTTCCAATTTAGAGAGAAAGTTTACGAAATCTACGAAGAAATTTGTGGGGCTCGTTTGACAACTAATATGGGACGTTTGGGTGGTTTTGAAAGAGACTGGACACCTAAAGCATTTGAATTATTAAACACCTTCTTAGAAGAATTTCCACCGGCTTGGAAAGAATTCGAAAACCTTTTTGAAAGAAACAGAATTTTTATTGATAGAACGGTTAATGTAGGTCCAATTACAGCCGAAAAAGCAATGGCTTACGGATTTACAGGGCCTAACTTACGTGCTGCTGGAGTAGATTACGATGTGCGTGTAGCACAACCATACAGTTCTTATGAAGATTTTGAATTCGAAATTCCAGTAGGAAAATCAGGTGATACTTATGATCGTTTTTGTGTGCGTAATGCCGAAGTATGGGAAAGTTTAAGCATTATTCGTCAGGCTTTGGCCAAAATGCCAGAAGGAAACGAATACCATGCTGAAGTTCCTGATTACTATTTGCCTCCAAAAGAAGATGTGTACAACAATATGGAATCGTTGATTTATCACTTTAAAATTGTGATGGGTGAAGTTCCTGTTCCAGTGGCCGAAATTTACCATCCCGTAGAAGGTGGAAATGGAGAACTAGGATTCTATTTAATTACCGATGGAAGCCGTACACCGTACCGATTGCATTTTAGAAGACCTTGTTTTATCTATTACCAAGCCTATCCAGAGATGATCAAAGGCGCTTTGTTATCAGATGCGATTGTGATTTTATCAAGTTTAAATGTAATTGCTGGAGAATTAGATGCTTAA
- a CDS encoding NAD(P)H-dependent oxidoreductase subunit E has protein sequence MERTHHKQEINITDALMARINELISHYPEDKRKSALLPVLHEVQDAHDNWLSIELQDKVAEILNIKPVEVYEVVTFYTMYNRRPIGKYMFEFCQTSSCCLRGTEDLMDYTCEKLGVGIGEPTADGLFEVRGVECLGACGYAPMMQLGDFYQEHLTKDKIDQLIADCRDNKIILHDK, from the coding sequence ATGGAAAGAACACATCACAAACAAGAGATAAACATAACTGACGCATTGATGGCTCGCATCAATGAATTAATCAGTCATTATCCAGAAGATAAAAGAAAATCAGCTTTATTACCTGTTTTGCACGAGGTTCAAGATGCTCACGACAACTGGTTGAGTATTGAATTGCAAGACAAAGTAGCTGAGATTTTGAATATCAAACCCGTAGAAGTATATGAAGTGGTTACTTTTTATACGATGTACAACCGTCGTCCTATTGGGAAATACATGTTTGAATTTTGCCAAACGTCTTCTTGTTGTTTAAGAGGTACGGAGGATTTGATGGATTATACCTGTGAAAAACTAGGTGTTGGCATTGGAGAACCTACCGCTGATGGACTTTTTGAAGTACGTGGTGTAGAGTGTTTAGGGGCTTGTGGCTATGCACCTATGATGCAACTAGGTGATTTTTACCAAGAACATTTAACCAAAGATAAAATCGATCAGTTAATTGCTGATTGTAGAGATAATAAAATAATATTACACGATAAATAA